One genomic segment of Borrelia miyamotoi includes these proteins:
- a CDS encoding calcium/sodium antiporter — protein sequence MEFIYFFYVVLGICLLYLGGNCLLKGAVNIATYFQVPHLLIGVVVVSLSTSAPELFTSLIASFKGKNEIIVSNIIGSNIINMLLALPLTGLFLRIETDFKRLKFSFIILFLLMFFLLFFSFDFHSLSFFKVPYDRISALIILVLFLLYLFLFYREEKKYHSITKNLENFNCDYSFKFLFLNTFILLLSIYFLYLGSKLLIDSSIYIAHNIFNISERVIGIIFVAFGTSIPEIVVSIFAVIKKESDIALGNIIGSNIFNMGFILSSSIFINPVLMSAIYFVDFSIMFFVSLVLLLIVRLKGSFSRGPSILFLFLYILYNSFLFGVF from the coding sequence TTGGAATTTATTTATTTTTTTTATGTAGTACTTGGTATATGTCTGTTGTATCTTGGTGGAAATTGTCTTTTAAAGGGTGCTGTTAATATTGCTACTTATTTTCAAGTGCCACATCTTCTAATTGGTGTTGTAGTAGTGTCATTATCAACAAGTGCCCCAGAGCTTTTTACAAGCTTAATAGCATCGTTTAAGGGTAAAAATGAAATTATTGTTTCTAATATCATTGGTAGTAATATTATTAATATGTTGCTTGCACTTCCTTTAACAGGGCTTTTTTTGAGGATTGAAACTGATTTTAAGAGACTCAAATTTTCTTTTATAATTTTATTTTTGTTGATGTTTTTTCTTTTATTTTTTTCTTTTGATTTTCATTCTTTGTCTTTTTTTAAGGTACCTTATGATAGAATCAGTGCATTGATAATTTTAGTTTTATTTTTACTGTATCTGTTTTTATTTTATAGAGAAGAAAAAAAATATCATTCTATTACAAAAAATTTAGAAAATTTTAATTGTGATTATAGTTTTAAGTTTCTATTTTTAAATACTTTTATATTATTGTTAAGTATATATTTCTTGTATTTAGGTTCAAAGCTTTTAATAGATAGTTCAATATATATTGCACACAATATTTTTAATATTAGTGAAAGAGTGATTGGAATTATTTTTGTAGCTTTTGGAACCAGTATACCAGAAATTGTTGTTTCTATTTTTGCAGTGATTAAAAAGGAGTCAGATATTGCTCTTGGAAATATTATTGGAAGTAATATATTTAATATGGGTTTTATTTTATCTAGTAGTATTTTTATCAATCCTGTGCTTATGAGCGCTATTTATTTTGTTGACTTTAGTATAATGTTTTTTGTATCTTTAGTTTTATTATTAATAGTGAGATTGAAAGGATCTTTTAGCAGAGGACCTTCTATTC